GAAATAAAGGTAAAAATTATAAACTTCTTTTATCAAGTAATGCAAACTATCCGAGAATATATCTTACAGATGAAAATAAAGAAAACCCAACTGTGCCTCCTATGTTTTGCATGTTATTGCGCAAATATCTCCAAGGTGGAAAATTATTAGATATTTATCAGATCCGATTTGATAGAATTGCTTTAATTGATATTGAAAGTCGTGATGAGTTTGAGACATGGTAATAAAAACATTGGTCATAGAAATTATGGGCAGACACAGCAATATTGTATTGATTGATAAAAACAGTAGAGTTATTGTTGATAGTATTAAGCGTGTATACCATGACATGAGTAAAGTACGCGAAATTTTACCAGGCTTAAAATATGACTTACCACCATCACAAAATAAAATAAATATAACTAATATTTCTAAGGATGTATTTTTTGAATCATTAAAATTACTAAAGGGTAAGAAAATCGAAAAAGCCATTTTGACTTTATTTGAAGGATTTAGCCCCGTTCTATCGAGGGAAATGACTTTTAGAAGTCAAGTAAATGACAAATATGTAGAAGAACTTACAAATAATGAAATTGAAAACTTATATTTTAATTTATCAGAGTTTAAGTTGACAATAACAAGCAATAATTTCAAGCCTTGTACCGCTTACATCGATAATAATCCTATTGAGTTTTCTTGTATAGATCTTAAACAGTATATTAATTTAAAATTTCATAAAAATGTTAATGAAGCTGCATTGACATTTTATAAAGAAAAAGCAAATGTTGAAAACATAAAAACCCGTTCGCATGATTTAAAAAAATTGATCGAAGTACATCTTGAAAGACTATACACTAAACTTGATAAACAAATGGATGAACTAAATAATGCAGAAAAAATCTGATATTTATAGATTATATGGAGAACTTATAACTGCTAATTTATATAAGCTAGATAAAAAAATTAATGAATTTAAAACAATAAATTATTATACAGGAGAGGAAATCCAAATACCTCTTGATGTTAAATACACACCTGCAGAAAACGCGCAAAGATATTTTAAAAAAATATACAAAAGCCAAAAATGCTGTTAGAATTTTAACTAAACAAATCGACGATACTAAAGAAGAAATAGAATATTTGGAGGGTCAGCTTATAAATTTAGAGCAATGTACATTGCCAACCGAAATAGATGAAATAAGGGAAGAGCTATCTGATATGGGTTATATCAGAAAAAAAGATAAAAATAAAAAGCAAAAAAAGGTTGTTTCACAGCCAATCCATGTTGTATCGTCTGATAATTTTGATATTTACATCGGCAAAAATAACGTACAAAATGATTATCTTACTTTAAGATTTGCATCTGCAAATGATATATGGCTACACACTAAAAATATTCCAGGATCACATGTAATAATTAAAAATAAAGATAGTAATATACCATATACAACTATACTTGAGGCAGCAAAACTGGCTGCCGCACACAGCAAGGCAAAGAATTCGTCAAATGTCCCTGTCGACTATACGTTTAAAAAATATGTTAAAAAACCATCTGGAGCAAAGCCAGGATTTGTAATCTATACAAATCAAAAAACATTATATGTTACACCATAAATTTTGGGGATAATTTTTTGAATTATCTCTTTTTATATATTTAATTATTTTACTTTATTTAGTAAGACATCAAATATGTTTGTATAAATTCTTTTATTATTCTCTAATTTGCTTTCCATCAAATAAATATTAGATACCATAAAACTATCGGATTTCAATTGAAATATTTTATTTATTTTATTCACATCAATATTTAACGATATATCTCTCGCTATTGTAATATGTGTCTTAAAATTTCTATCATCTTTTTTAAATCCTATTTTTAATAGATTGTCTTCGATTTTATCATGAAGAATTTTCAGCTCTTTATCATTGTCAATGCCAACCCATAAAATTCTATAACTTTCTTTACCTTTAAAACAGCCGATTTTATCTATTCTAATATTAAATGGAGAAAAACTTTTCGCCACATCCTCTGTTGCATCTTTAATTTTGTCTACATCGTCAGTATTTATTTCGCCTAAAAATTTGAGTGTTATATGTAAATTATCTTTTTTTGTCCATCTTCCCTTTAAAGTATATTTTTTAAGTTCTTCCTGTAAATTTGCAATTTCGTTAACGGCCATATCACTTAATTTAACTGCCAAAAATGCTCTCATATTATCCTCCTTTATTATATGTTATTATTTCCCTGGTAATTAATGTTTAATATAATCATCTTCAATTATGCTCATTATATACTCATTTGTGTATTTCCTTTGTTAATAAACAATTACTCTCAATAATCCATCTTTTTAAATCCACATTTTTTATAACACCTTATTACTCTTTCTTTAAAATCATAATCTCTTAATTCTATTCTATGCAAGTTTAATTCATTAAATATAAAATTAATTAATAATTGCAAAGCTTCTGTGCCATATCCATTATTGCGATATTTTTCTTCATCTATCATTATTTCTATTTCGCAGTTTCTATTTTTCCAAGCAATATTTCCAATGTATTCAGAAGTTTTATTTATAACAATCGCAAATTCACCTGATTTCTTTGGATTCTTTTTCCCATGTCTTCTAAAGTAGTATAGTGTCCTTACTCCAAGATTTATTTTACCAACATTTTTTATACCAGGTGCACAAGCAATCTAAGCATTATAATAAAATTGGTCAATGAGGTTTTCATCAGTATAGTCGTTAAAAATGCTTAATATACTCCAAAGACAAAAGTATGTTAGCTGGAAAATTGGGCGTTCCTATGTTTTGTGTATAAAAGGTCGCAAAAAGTTTCTCACTAATTTTACAAAATACATGTTTAAAATACAGTGGTGTCCAACTGTTCGAAATCTCTACCGTATACGTTCATCCATCCAAAATTAACTGGTAAACATCTTTTGCTGTAAATGATCTTTATTCTCTCTAAACATATCTTTAACCCCTTACTGCAATGTATTATATTCTAATTATACCCCTTAATGTTTTGAAATTCTATATTTTTCGACTTTTTGCAGTAGAATCATATGATGATCGACTGAAAGACTATTTTAACACATTAATTTTTCAGATGTTACCAGCTTAAAAATTGAAGATTGCGATACAAATGCAAAATGTATGGTTATGAAAAAGAAAGAGCAATCTGAAATATACGGAGAAGATCATCATTGTGAATTATTTAAGATTGGTATTGCGTTGCAACACCTATCTTTAATTATCACAATAAAGAAACAATTGCATAACTTGATTTGTCAACAAAAAGCTGTAAAATACTAAAATAAAATTGAGCCAAATAAAGCATAAGTAATGATAAAAAAGTAATTCACATTAATCAAAAATCCTGTATGCATTTGTCAAGTGAAAGATGCGCCAAATTTCAATCGAATTTTCCTCCACTTAGTGTGTAAAAAATTAAGCAATATTCTGACTCTTTATCCATTCCTCCGTTTCTTTAAGTCTATATGAATTTCCATTCATATTTACTAAATAGGCTTTATGTGTTAGTCTATCTACCATCGCTGCTGTCATCACTGGATCTTGAAATATTTCAGCCCACCTTTCAAATGATAAGTTTGTTGTTATTATCGTTGATTTTCTTCCTGCTCTTAATGATAAGTTTGTAAATAAAAGCTCAGATCCCTCTTTGTCAAAAGAGATATAGCCAAGTTCGTCTGCTATTACTAGATCGTATTTCGCAAATTTGTTTTCAAAAGTGTGTAATGTTCTTTCTGATCTACTTTCTTTTAATTGATTTATTAAAGTTGGAATTGTTGTGAATAGTACTCTATATCCTGCCAAACAAGCTTTTATGCCTAGTCCTATTGCTATATGTGTTTTGCCTGTACCTGGATTTCCTGCAAGTATTACATTTTGTCCATTCTTAATAAATTCAAGTGAACTTAATATCTTTAATTTTCTATTCGCATCATCTGGTAGATACTCTACTTTTAGGTCTTCTAGATATTTTTTGTATGGAAAATTAGCTAGTCTTATACGATTTTCTTTCGCATGTTCCTGTCTTAGATCATATTCTTTCTGGAGCAATCCGTATAAGTATTCTTCATAGCTTATATCTCTTGCTGCAGCATCTTTTGTATCTTCTCTAAAATATTTCTTTATCCCTGGTAGTTTTAAGCTTGTTGCAAATTGTTCTATTTCTTTTGATATTTCTTTTTTATTCATTTTAAATGACGGCCTCCTCTTTGAAATTTTCGGCCTCTTTAGGTATTAAATTGCCGAATTCTTTCAGCATTTCTTTTGATTTATCTTCTATTTCATTATTTGTTTTTGTCTTTTCTATATATTCATCAACCTTTCTTTCGCATATTATTTTTATTTTATCTGTTGTAATATCAATTGGATCTATTTTTCTCAATTTCTCAATAGCATCAAGTATTTTTTGCATACCTACTATACCTACATATTGCAAGAGATCTATGAATTCTTTCTCCCTGGTGGTATAATAGGTATGGTAGATATTTTGCAACCTTGGGTCTGCCTGTTTAAGCGCTGTGCTTGAAGGCAGGGCCCCAGGTTTTTTCTT
This portion of the Thermoanaerobacterium sp. RBIITD genome encodes:
- a CDS encoding GNAT family protein; translation: MACAPGIKNVGKINLGVRTLYYFRRHGKKNPKKSGEFAIVINKTSEYIGNIAWKNRNCEIEIMIDEEKYRNNGYGTEALQLLINFIFNELNLHRIELRDYDFKERVIRCYKKCGFKKMDY
- a CDS encoding NFACT family protein yields the protein MQKKSDIYRLYGELITANLYKLDKKINEFKTINYYTGEEIQIPLDVKYTPAENAQRYFKKIYKSQKCC
- the istB gene encoding IS21-like element helper ATPase IstB, whose amino-acid sequence is MNKKEISKEIEQFATSLKLPGIKKYFREDTKDAAARDISYEEYLYGLLQKEYDLRQEHAKENRIRLANFPYKKYLEDLKVEYLPDDANRKLKILSSLEFIKNGQNVILAGNPGTGKTHIAIGLGIKACLAGYRVLFTTIPTLINQLKESRSERTLHTFENKFAKYDLVIADELGYISFDKEGSELLFTNLSLRAGRKSTIITTNLSFERWAEIFQDPVMTAAMVDRLTHKAYLVNMNGNSYRLKETEEWIKSQNIA
- a CDS encoding NFACT RNA binding domain-containing protein, encoding MLNTHLQKTRKDILKKYTKAKNAVRILTKQIDDTKEEIEYLEGQLINLEQCTLPTEIDEIREELSDMGYIRKKDKNKKQKKVVSQPIHVVSSDNFDIYIGKNNVQNDYLTLRFASANDIWLHTKNIPGSHVIIKNKDSNIPYTTILEAAKLAAAHSKAKNSSNVPVDYTFKKYVKKPSGAKPGFVIYTNQKTLYVTP
- the thpR gene encoding RNA 2',3'-cyclic phosphodiesterase, translated to MRAFLAVKLSDMAVNEIANLQEELKKYTLKGRWTKKDNLHITLKFLGEINTDDVDKIKDATEDVAKSFSPFNIRIDKIGCFKGKESYRILWVGIDNDKELKILHDKIEDNLLKIGFKKDDRNFKTHITIARDISLNIDVNKINKIFQLKSDSFMVSNIYLMESKLENNKRIYTNIFDVLLNKVK
- a CDS encoding NFACT family protein; the protein is MYLTDENKENPTVPPMFCMLLRKYLQGGKLLDIYQIRFDRIALIDIESRDEFETW
- a CDS encoding NFACT family protein; the protein is MVIKTLVIEIMGRHSNIVLIDKNSRVIVDSIKRVYHDMSKVREILPGLKYDLPPSQNKINITNISKDVFFESLKLLKGKKIEKAILTLFEGFSPVLSREMTFRSQVNDKYVEELTNNEIENLYFNLSEFKLTITSNNFKPCTAYIDNNPIEFSCIDLKQYINLKFHKNVNEAALTFYKEKANVENIKTRSHDLKKLIEVHLERLYTKLDKQMDELNNAEKI